The stretch of DNA AGGAACTCGACCACGATTTCCTGTGGCGCTACCACCGCGAGGCGCCGGCCCGCGGGATGATCGGGGTGTTCAACCGCAGCCATTACGAGGACGTGCTGATCGTCCGGGTCAAGCAGCTGGTGCCCGAATCGCTGTGGCGGCCGCGCTACGACCTCATCAACGACTTCGAGCGCCTGCTCACCCTCTCGGGCACCACGGTGCTCAAGATCTTCCTGCACATCTCGAAGGACGAGCAGAAGGAGCGCCTGGAGAGCCGGCTTGCCGACCCGACCAAGAACTGGAAGTTCGACCCCGCCGACCTCGTCGAGCGCCAGGCCTGGGATTCGTACCAGGCGGCGTTCCAGGACGCGCTGACCCTGTGCGGGACGCGGCTCGCGCCCTGGCACGTGGTGCCGGCCAACCGCAAGTGGTTCCGCAACCTCGCCGTGGCGCGGCTGATCGCCGGGACGCTGGAAGCGATGGATCCGCGCTACCCGGAGCCGAAGGCGGATCTGAGCGGGATCACGGTGCCGGATTGATGGAAAATTCCGGTCGAATCCAAAACTTCATTCGACCCACAACCTCATCCTGAGGTGTTAGTCCATCGGGGATGGACTAACCTCGAAGGAGGGCTCCAGAGTCCTGTGCGATCCCTGGAGCCCTCCTTCGAGGTCAGTCGATTTTCAATCGACTGACACCTCAGGATGAGGTCGCGAGTGGGAATGAATGCTGAATCCGAGAGCGTCGGCCGTTACGCCGCCTCGTCCCGCTTGCCGAGCCGCTTGTCGAGGTAGGTGTCCACCGTCTGGGTCAGCTCGTCGACCTTGCCGTCGAAGAAGTGGTTGGCGCCGTCGACGATCTGGTGCTCGATGATGACGCCCTTCTGGGTCTTCACCTTCTCGATCACCGGCATCACCTCGCGGGCCGGCGCGACCCGGTCCTCGGAGCCGTGCACGAACAGGCCCGAGGACGGGCAGGGGGCGAGGAAGCTGAAATCGTAGCGGTTGGCCATCGCGGCGATCGAGATGAAGCCCTCGATCTCCGGGCGGCGCATCAGCAACTGCATGCCGATCCAGGAGCCGAACGAGACGCCGGCGATCCAGCAGGCCCGGGCCTCGGGGTTGACCGCCTGCACCCAGTCGAGGGCGGCCGCCGCATCCGACAGTTCGCCGACGCCGTGGTCGAACGCGCCCTGGCTGCGGCCGACGCCGCGGAAGTTGAAGCGCAGCGCCGCGAAGCCGCGATTCGCGAACGTATAGAACAGGTTGTAGACGATCTGGTTGTTCATCGTGCCGCCGAATTGCGGATGCGGGTGCAGCACGATGGCGATCGGGGCGCCCTTCTGCTTCGGCGCCTGGTAGCGCCCCTCCAGCCGACCGGCGGGACCGGCGAAGATGACCTCGGGCATGAACGACCTCTTTCTTCAACGGTGCGTGAGCGCGGCGCGGGAACGGCTGGGAGCCGCCGATGCTTGACTCGGGGTCGGTCTCCCATAAAAGCACCCTTAGAACGATTCCAGTGGACTAGAATCATTCTAAAGAACTGGGTGCCGTTGTTCCCGGCCTCGCGCCGGCCAGCACGCACCATTCGATTACGTGTGTCCGGGGCGGGCCTTAGCACGGCCCCCGGGGGAAAGGCAAAGGAATTCAGCGCATGGAGCGCGCGCGGGCCTATCTCGACCACAACGCGACCTCGCCCCTGCGGCCCGAGGTGGCGGAGGCGGTCGTGCGCGCGCTCCATGATCTGCCCGGCAACCCGTCCTCGGTCCATCGCGAGGGGAGGGCGGCGCGCTCGGCCATCGAGGCGGCGCGGGCCATGGTCGCGACGCTCGCCGGGGTGAAGCCGTCGCAGGTGGTGTTCACCGGCGGCGGCACCGAGGCGGCGAACGCGGTCCTGTCGGGCGCGTTGCGCCGGCGCGGCCTGCCGGCGCCGACCCGGCTGCTCATCGGCGCGACCGAGCATCCGTGCTGCCTGCAAGGCCACCGCTTCCCGGCGCACGAGACCGAGACCCTGCCGGTCGATGCCGACGGGGTCCTCCGCCTCGATCATCTGGAGGCGCGGCTCGCGGCCTGTGCCGCCGAGGGTGTCACCGCCCTCGTTTCGGTCCAGGCGGCGAACAACGAGACCGGCGTGGTCCAGCCCCTGGCGAGGGTTGCGGCGCTCGCATGCCAGTACGGCGCCCTGCTCCACAGCGACGCGGTCCAGGCCGCTGGACGGATATCGATCGCGCGCAATATATTTGCCGCCGACGCCCTGACCCTGTCGGGGCACAAGCTCGGGGCGCCGAAGGGCGTCGGCGCGATCGTGCTCGGGGAGGGCGTGACCCTGGACGCCCCCTTCCTCCGCGGCGGCGGGCAGGAGGGGCGCCTGCGGGCGGGGACCGAGAACGTGCCGGGCATCGTCGGGTTCGGAGTCGCGGCGGACCTGGCGCTGGCGGCGATGCCGGCGGAGGCCCTCCGCCTCGCGGCCCTGCGCGACGCGATCGAGGCGGGCGTGCGGGCGCGCGCACCCGATGCGGTGGTGTTCGGGGCGGGGGCCGAGCGCTTGCCCAACACGCTGTGCTTCGCGGTGCCGGGGCTCAAGGCCGAAACGGCCCTGATCGCCCTCGACCTCGATGGTGTAGCGGTCTCGTCCGGGGCGGCCTGCGCCTCGGGCAAGGTGTCTCGCTCCGGCGTGCTCGCGGCGATGGGGGTCGATTCCGCCCTGTCCGTAGGCGCGTTGCGCGTGAGTTTGGGGTGGAACAGCCGGCAGGAGGACGGGGAAAGGTTCCTCGCGGCCTTCGATCGGCTGGTTTCATCCCTATATAAGCGCCGGGAGCGGGCCGCGTGATCGCGCCCCCCGCCACCGGCCGTGTCATCACCTCGCGGCCCTTGAAGCCGTAAGCGGTAGGAGACGGGTATGCCTGCAGTGCAGGAGACGGTCGATCGCGTCCGCGCCATCGATGTCGATCAGTACAAGTACGGGTTCGAGACCACGATCGAGATGGAGAAGTCCGAGAAGGGCCTCTCCGAGGACGTGATCCGCTTCATCTCGGCCAAGAAGGACGAGCCGGAGTGGATGCTCGAATGGCGCCTCGACGCCTATCGCCGCTGGCTCACCATGAAGGAGCCGAACTGGGCGCGGGTCGAGTACGACAAGATCAACTACGACGAGCTGTATTACTACGCCGCGCCGAAGCGCAAGGCGGCGCAGTCGCTCGACGAGATC from Methylobacterium aquaticum encodes:
- a CDS encoding polyphosphate kinase 2 family protein; its protein translation is MSKKNPKDKPVSLPGHPRPSSAAWANEAGSLAEASPGFLAEHGATIPVPPPGVVQCRPEAPCRLAEIDPDAPGSSDGKAAAEAELAQVRTRIQDLQERLYAERKRSLLVVLQAIDTGGKDGTIRHVFEGVNPQGCRVSSFKTPSAEELDHDFLWRYHREAPARGMIGVFNRSHYEDVLIVRVKQLVPESLWRPRYDLINDFERLLTLSGTTVLKIFLHISKDEQKERLESRLADPTKNWKFDPADLVERQAWDSYQAAFQDALTLCGTRLAPWHVVPANRKWFRNLAVARLIAGTLEAMDPRYPEPKADLSGITVPD
- a CDS encoding alpha/beta hydrolase; this translates as MPEVIFAGPAGRLEGRYQAPKQKGAPIAIVLHPHPQFGGTMNNQIVYNLFYTFANRGFAALRFNFRGVGRSQGAFDHGVGELSDAAAALDWVQAVNPEARACWIAGVSFGSWIGMQLLMRRPEIEGFISIAAMANRYDFSFLAPCPSSGLFVHGSEDRVAPAREVMPVIEKVKTQKGVIIEHQIVDGANHFFDGKVDELTQTVDTYLDKRLGKRDEAA
- a CDS encoding cysteine desulfurase family protein, with the protein product MERARAYLDHNATSPLRPEVAEAVVRALHDLPGNPSSVHREGRAARSAIEAARAMVATLAGVKPSQVVFTGGGTEAANAVLSGALRRRGLPAPTRLLIGATEHPCCLQGHRFPAHETETLPVDADGVLRLDHLEARLAACAAEGVTALVSVQAANNETGVVQPLARVAALACQYGALLHSDAVQAAGRISIARNIFAADALTLSGHKLGAPKGVGAIVLGEGVTLDAPFLRGGGQEGRLRAGTENVPGIVGFGVAADLALAAMPAEALRLAALRDAIEAGVRARAPDAVVFGAGAERLPNTLCFAVPGLKAETALIALDLDGVAVSSGAACASGKVSRSGVLAAMGVDSALSVGALRVSLGWNSRQEDGERFLAAFDRLVSSLYKRRERAA